A window of the Plasmodium vinckei vinckei genome assembly, chromosome: PVVCY_08 genome harbors these coding sequences:
- a CDS encoding merozoite surface protein 1, giving the protein MKVIGLLFSFVFFAINCKSETIGVYNDLVHKLEKLESLSIDGLELFQKSQVIVNSSSNTTIDPFTSNEFALKLQEFIVNFEELGFTEQTELVNLIKKLGPNKYGLKYLIESKEEFNGLMHAINFYYDVLRDKLNDMCANNYCEIPEHLKINEEEIEMLKKVVLGYRKPIENIQDDIVKLEDYIKRNKLTAETLNNLITEETKKITIENEAECTDTTCDESKYTTKKPIYQAMYNVIFYKKQLTEVNKVIEVLEKRVSTLKKNEAIVPLLQQIEALKAPAATTEDQIPASGSSEETKQNTGNENAAGQGTTKQDASKQPATGQPTAEQTGTEQKVPTSAGTTSSGTEPTNGEQTVTEQTNVPGTATKVAEEPASPVAPAVQPLTDEQKAAKIAELYAQIKEIAKTIKFNLDGIFVDPIELEYYKKEKKNESCHLSDSSCQTKKAPETVIPLNVRYPNGIGYPLSEDVVYGKIAHNDAETTYGDLTNLDGTPITEDLATNEDARKNLMKAIKKKIEEKEKKLVELKADYDTKLAAFNEQKAPFKTAADEFHKTKFRNKLTTVIFDNFKTKRTEYMAKKAELENCEYENAKKAINKLNKQLNYLQDYELRKEIVNIEIEYFSSKKSELQHNINKLSSAVQAKQNTLAASKDIPLSTLVELQIQKSLLTKQIEQLNKTEVSLNKAHLKGKIYVPQTYGKEGKPEPYYLIAIKKEIDRLAKFIPKIDDMIEKEKQKMEREHVATGESEPESSSSGNTAGTSTQTQEQTQAQNAQTTPAAGAAAAPAAPAAPAPAEKATEATTKTETATEESTEESTEESTEASTTQEGTTPTSPVSEEAQPTASETPAEVPAPTPAAPAPAAAEAAPAKPVMTKLYYLEKLKKFLTFSYSCHKYVLLQNSTINKDALSKYALTPEEDKIRTLKRCSELDVLLAIQNNMPTMYSLYESIVDGLQNIYTELYEKEMVYHIYNLKDTNPAIKALLVKSGVIEPEPVAPTPVVPAVPETTPVTSETTQVTSETTSVQETPVQQPSETTTPDAPKAQEAQETQKAASPEGSDTNASKAPEVPSAPAPAPAQPASPQSSSTQPANTDASTKVRAESEDEMFVDDFELDNFYKSYLQQVDGNNTQFINFIKSKKELIKELNPEKVNQLYLDIAHLKELLEHYYNRYYKYKLKLERLYQKHEQIAAANQKVKEVSILKARLLRRKRYINGTFYVLPGFVNFFNKRREAEKQYVDNAIKNTDMLLKYYKARSKYFTSEAVPLKTLTKTSIDREANYLKIEKFRAYTRLELRLKKNINLGKERISYVSGGLHRVFEEFKELLENKNYTGKSNSENAPEVFKAFEQYKELLPKGVTIPAPAVTPVVTPPVTPVPTPAADTATNPPANATTTPSADVPASTVQSGEGESATQVQGSSDNDDDDMDQIGSAQSTDVQGTETQEKDILEAFKNEGEYIYTKSLGNTYKSFKKHMLKEFTLITEDIINGLNYKLEKRNDFLDVLSYELVLFKDVNTNKFVVKNPYQLLDNDKKDKQMVNLKYAIKGVSDDIETVTDGIAFFNKMIELYKPQLNAVKEQIAALGNEATDAEKKKYVPIFEDLKELYETILEGATEFSELLQQKLEKYKIEKAGFDILMGNLETYIKIDEKLEDFIENAEKNKHIASVALSNLNRSGLITEDESMKILARMFNMDLLDVNDNHVCVNTQNIPEFGRCFKYDNGQEEWKCMLGYKKNNDKCEKVENPTCTEDNGGCYSKAECKETNDPKKIVCTCLDPTPNPYYDGIFCSSSGFMGLSIILIITLIVFNLF; this is encoded by the coding sequence ATGAAGGTGATCGGActtttgttttcttttgttttttttgctaTAAATTGTAAATCTGAAACAATAGGAGTTTATAATGATCTCGTTCATAAGTTAGAAAAATTAGAATCATTATCAATCGATGGGTTAGAACTATTTCAAAAAAGTCAAGTAATTGTAAATTCGTCATCAAATACAACTATTGACCCATTTACAAGCAATGAATTTGCATTAAAGTTACAAGAATTTATTGTAAATTTTGAAGAATTAGGATTTACAGAACAAACAGAATTAGTAaacttaataaaaaaattaggcccaaataaatatggactaaaatatttaattgaaAGTAAAGAAGAATTTAATGGATTAATGCACgcaataaatttttactaTGACGTGCTTAGagataaattaaatgatatgTGTGCAAATAACTATTGTGAAATTCCTGAACATCTTAAAATCAATGAAGAAGAAATTGAAATGCTTAAGAAAGTAGTCTTAGGCTATAGAAAACCAATCGAAAACATTCAAGACGATATTGTAAAATTAGAAGATTacattaaaagaaataaattaactGCTGAAACCTTAAACAATCTTATTACTgaagaaacaaaaaaaataacaattgAGAATGAAGCAGAGTGCACAGATACTACTTGCGACGAAAGTAAATATACCACAAAAAAACCAATATATCAAGCTATGTACaatgttatattttacaaaaagcAATTAACTGAAGTAAACAAAGTTATCGAAGTCTTAGAAAAGAGAGTTTCTACATTAAAGAAGAACGAAGCCATAGTACCATTGTTACAACAAATTGAAGCTCTCAAGGCTCCAGCTGCCACCACTGAAGACCAAATACCTGCATCAGGAAGCAGCGAAgaaacaaaacaaaatacTGGAAATGAAAATGCTGCAGGACAAGGTACTACAAAACAAGACGCTTCAAAACAACCTGCTACAGGACAACCTACTGCAGAACAAACTGGTACTGAACAAAAAGTTCCTACATCAGCTGGTACTACATCATCTGGTACTGAACCAACTAATGGAGAACAAACTGTTACTGAACAAACTAATGTACCCGGAACTGCTACAAAAGTAGCTGAAGAACCAGCTTCTCCAGTTGCTCCAGCTGTTCAACCTCTTACAGACGAACAAAAAGCAGCAAAAATAGCCGAACTTTATGCTCaaattaaagaaattgCAAAAACTATAAAATTCAACTTAGACGGAATATTTGTCGATCCAATTGAATTAGAATACtacaaaaaagaaaaaaaaaatgaaagctGCCATTTATCAGATTCATCTTGCCAAACAAAGAAAGCACCTGAAACTGTAATACCATTAAATGTACGTTATCCAAATGGTATTGGCTATCCATTATCTGAAGATGTTGTTTACGGAAAAATTGCTCATAATGACGCTGAAACAACTTATGGTGATTTAACAAATCTCGATGGTACACCAATAACAGAAGATTTAGCCACAAATGAAGACGcaagaaaaaatttaatgaaagctattaaaaagaaaatcgaagaaaaagaaaaaaaattagtagAATTAAAAGCTGATTATGATACTAAACTTGCAGCATTTAATGAACAAAAAGCTCCATTCAAAACAGCAGCTGACGAATTtcataaaacaaaatttagaAATAAATTGACTACTGTAATTTTTGACAACttcaaaacaaaaagaacTGAATATATGGCCAAGAAAGCCGAATTAGAAAATTGTGAATACGAAAATGCTAAAAAAGccattaataaattaaataaacaacttaattatttacaaGATTATGAATTAAGAAAAGAAATAGTTAACATTGaaattgaatatttttcaagTAAAAAATCAGAATTACaacataatattaataaattatcaaGTGCTGTTCAAGCAAAACAAAATACATTAGCTGCATCAAAAGATATTCCACTTTCAACACTTGTTGAATTACAAATTCAAAAATCTTTATTAACAAAACAAATTGAACAATTAAACAAAACTGAAGTATCTTTAAATAAAGCTCACTTAAAAGGCAAGATATATGTTCCACAAACATATGGTAAGGAAGGAAAACCAGAACCATACTACTTAAtagctataaaaaaagaaattgaCAGACTTGCCAAATTTATCCCTAAAATTGATGATATGATTGAGAAAGAAAAGCAAAAAATGGAACGCGAACATGTAGCTACCGGAGAATCTGAACCTGAATCTTCATCTTCTGGCAATACTGCTGGAACATCAACACAAACCCAAGAACAAACCCAAGCACAAAATGCACAAACTACACCAGCAGCAGGAGCAGCAGCAGCCCCAGCCGCGCCAGCCGCACCAGCACCAGCAGAAAAAGCAACAGAAGCAACAACAAAAACAGAAACAGCAACAGAAGAATCAACAGAAGAATCAACAGAAGAATCAACAGAAGCATCAACAACACAAGAAGGAACTACTCCAACTTCACCAGTCTCAGAAGAAGCACAACCTACAGCATCCGAAACACCAGCAGAGGTACCAGCACCAACCCCTGCAGCACCAGCCCCAGCAGCAGCAGAAGCAGCACCCGCAAAACCAGTTAtgacaaaattatattatcttgaaaaattaaagaaatttttaacattttcatattcatgccataaatatgttttattacaAAACTCGACCATAAACAAAGATGCTTTAAGCAAATATGCTCTTACACCAGaagaagataaaataagaaCATTAAAGAGATGCAGTGAATTAGATGTATTGTTAGctattcaaaataatatgccTACTATGTATTCACTTTATGAAAGTATAGTTGATGGCTTACAAAACATTTATACtgaattatatgaaaaagaaatggtgtatcatatatataacttaaAAGATACAAACCCAGCTATTAAAGCTTTATTAGTAAAATCTGGCGTCATTGAACCAGAACCAGTAGCCCCAACACCAGTAGTACCAGCAGTACCAGAAACTACACCAGTAACATCAGAAACTACACAAGTAACATCAGAAACTACATCAGTACAAGAAACACCAGTACAACAACCATCTGAAACAACAACACCAGATGCACCAAAAGCACAAGAAGCACAAGAAACACAAAAAGCAGCATCACCAGAAGGATCAGATACAAATGCATCAAAAGCACCAGAAGTCCCATCCGCACCCGCACCAGCACCAGCACAACCAGCATCACCACAATCATCATCAACACAACCAGCAAACACTGATGCAAGTACTAAAGTACGCGCAGAAAGTGAAGATGAAATGTTTGTCGATGATTTTGAATTAGacaatttttacaaatcATACTTACAACAAGTTGATGGAAATAATACTCAATTCATAAACTTTATAAAATctaaaaaagaattaataaaagaattGAACCCTGAAAAAGTAAACCAATTATATCTTGATATTGCACACttaaaagaattattaGAACATTACTATAATcgttattataaatataaattaaaattagaaaGATTATATCAAAAACATGAACAAATTGCAGCAGCTAATCAAAAAGTTAAAGAAGTTAGCATATTAAAAGCACGATTATtaagaagaaaaagatatattaatGGTACATTTTATGTATTACCAGGTTTTGTAAATTTCTTTAACAAGAGAAGAGAAGCTGAAAAGCAATACGTAGATAAcgcaataaaaaatactgATATGTTATTGAAATATTACAAAGCTCgtagtaaatattttacttcTGAAGCTGTTCctttaaaaacattaacTAAAACATCAATTGACAGAGAAGCCAACTACTtgaaaattgaaaaattcAGAGCATACACCCGATTAGAATTAagattaaagaaaaatattaacttAGGAAAAGAAAGAATTTCATATGTATCTGGTGGTTTACACCGTGTATTTGAAGAATTTAAAGAActtttagaaaataaaaattacacCGGAAAATCTAACTCTGAAAATGCTCCTGAAGTTTTCAAGGCATTCGaacaatataaagaattacTTCCAAAGGGAGTAACAATTCCAGCTCCAGCAGTTACACCTGTAGTCACCCCTCCAGTCACACCTGTACCTACACCAGCCGCAGATACAGCAACAAACCCACCAGCTAATGCAACAACAACCCCATCAGCTGATGTACCAGCGTCCACAGTACAATCAGGAGAAGGAGAAAGCGCTACACAAGTACAAGGAAGCAGTGATaatgatgatgatgatATGGATCAAATTGGAAGTGCTCAATCCACAGATGTACAAGGAACAGAGACACAAGAAAAAGATATTCTTGAggcatttaaaaatgaaggtgaatatatatacacaaagAGCTTAggtaatacatataaatcatttaaaaaacacATGTTAAAAGAATTTACATTAATTACAGAAGACATAATAAATGGATTAAACTataaattagaaaaaagaaatgatTTCCTTGATGTATTAAGCTATGAATTAGTTTTATTCAAAGATGTAAATACCAACAAATTTGTTGTTAAAAACCCATACCAATTATTAGACAATGATAAGAAAGACAAACAAATggtaaatttaaaatatgccATTAAAGGTGTAAGTGACGATATAGAAACTGTTACTGACGGAATTGCATTCTTTAACAAAATGATTGAATTATACAAACCTCAATTGAACGCAGTAAAAGAACAAATTGCTGCCCTAGGAAATGAAGCTACCGATGCtgagaaaaagaaatacgTTCCAATCTTTGAAGATCTTAAAGAGTTGTATGAAACCATATTGGAAGGAGCAACAGAATTTTCAGAATTATTACAACAAAAACTtgaaaaatacaaaattgaaaaagCTGGATTTGATATTTTAATGGGAAATTTAGAAacatacataaaaattgatGAAAAACTTGAAGACTTCATAGAAAAtgcagaaaaaaataaacacatTGCCTCAGTAGCTTTAAGTAACTTAAATAGATCTGGTTTGATAACTGAAGATGAAtcaatgaaaatattagcAAGAATGTTTAACATGGATTTATTAGATGTAAATGACAATCATGTATGTGTTAATACACAAAATATTCCAGAATTTGGTAgatgttttaaatatgataatgGTCAAGAGGAATGGAAATGTATGTTAggttacaaaaaaaataatgataagtGTGAAAAAGTTGAAAATCCTACCTGTACTGAAGACAATGGTGGATGTTATTCAAAGGCTGAATGTAAAGAGACGAACGATcccaaaaaaattgtatgtACTTGTTTAGACCCAACTCCTAATCCATATTATGATGGTATATTCTGTAGTTCTTCTGGATTTATGGGATTGTCAATTATATTGATCATCACATTAAttgtatttaatttattttaa
- a CDS encoding leucine-rich repeat protein: MSYESENKKSEQNENVEDNKNLCTSPKNGQTYDKDENIKDKEKYLNDDMFDEIIPQNDYIKIRTNVINEKMLLDGIKNKKDYTHRDNIIDLFNCTKILFLENKNIIIIQNINLFKNLEELHLDNNLIEELGNLEELENLKMLSCSNNNIKEIKNLDKLINLSELNLHNNQIKKIENLNNNKKLKILILSKNYIENIEDIINLKYLKNLKILNLTDNPISNIQNIEEHIFTNFKNIKYFNNKTVSIQDKINKPSPGFDQICTLDSNNISSDTEQYNKSISEAYLCGIVSLPTTLFDEKEEPSVFRKIKHYLQIKEYFLKDIQTINLKIINKILHLNEERKKSSNAFEKNIENFIFENINRHAQKYTELRKRSKKVISTILSYLNIPKGINNIELIKCPDFYKNKVQLNENTTLSDGLIKKLQNISKTFHCNIMNDVILDMPTTNNKRECEENHEQNNEQNNDEKKGNYILIDHEKYNIIKSYLEKNIEENYLLKDKLITEELMNVVSLNNFIENFKLDISKIIKDINDSISDHFKSLEELDDAFNSKIINFFSEVKNNEHPSIVLSDDEINEYYSYKGKRSNILNNLEDYISSNYNKLGNFLIEEKKKYIFLKSRERILEIGEIIDNFNNLFYSYLCVLHAE, encoded by the exons atgagttatgaaagtgaaaataaaaaaagtgaacagaatgaaaatgtagaagataataaaaatttatgtacTAGTCCAAAAAATGGACAGACTTATGataaagatgaaaatataaaggataaggaaaaatatttaaatgatgaTATGTTTGATGAAATTATACCTCaaaatgattatataaaaattcgaacaaatgtaataaatgaaaaaatgttattagacggaataaaaaataaaaaggattACACCCATAGGGATAATATCattgatttatttaattgtacaaaaatattgttcttagaaaataaaaatataataataatacaaaatattaacctttttaaaa ATCTTGAAGAGTTACACCTGGATAATAACTTAATAGAAGAACTGGGAAATTTGGAAGAGctagaaaatttaaaaatgctAAGTTgctcaaataataatataaaagaaataaaaaatttagacAAGTTAATAAACTTATCAGAATTaaatttacataataatcaaattaaaaaaatcgaaaatttaaataataataaaaaattaaaaatattaatattaagtaaaaattatatagaaaatatagaagATATAatcaatttaaaatatttaaaaaatttgaaaattctAAATTTAACTGACAATCCTATAagtaatatacaaaatatagaagaacatatttttacaaattttaaaaatattaaatattttaacaatAAAACAGTATCTATACaggataaaataaataaaccaTCCCCTGGTTTTGATCAAATATGTACATTGGATTCAAACAATATAAGTAGCGATACGGAACAATATAACAAAAGTATTTCAGAAGCTTATTTGTGTGGAATTGTTTCTCTACCTACTACATTGTTTgatgaaaaagaagaacCTTCCGTTTttcgaaaaataaaacactACTTACAAATTaaggaatattttttaaaagacaTTCAAACTATCAATcttaaaattat aaataaaatactgCACTTAAATGAAGAACGAAAGAAATCGTCTAATgcttttgaaaaaaatatcgaaaattttatattcgaaaatattaatagacATGCTCAAAAATATACAGAATTAAGAAAAAGATCGAAAAAAGTTATATCCACTATCCTAAGTTATCTTAACATTCCAAAAG gtattaataatattgaacTAATCAAATGCCcagatttttataaaaataaagtacaactaaatgaaaatacaaCATTAAGTGATggattaataaaaaaacttcAAAACATTTCAAAAACATTTCATTGTAATATTATGAATGATGTTATATTGGATATGCCTACTACCAATAACAAAAGAGAGTGTGAAGAAAATCAcgaacaaaataatgaacaaaataatgatgaaaaaaaaggaaattatATCCTGATAGAtcatgaaaaatataatattatcaaaagttatttagaaaaaaatatcgaagaaaattatttattaaaagataaattaattacCGAAGAATTAATGAATGTTGTTTCtcttaataattttattgaaaattttaaattagacatttcaaaaattataaaagatataaatgataGCATTTCTGATCATTTTAAAAGCTTAGAAGAATTAGATGATGCCtttaattcaaaaattattaatttcttttcagaagttaaaaataatgagcATCCTTCTATTGTTTTAAG CGAcgatgaaataaatgagTATTATTCTTACAAGGGGAAACGATCAAACATTTTGAATAACCTTGAGGATTACATTTCGAGTAACTACAATAAATTAGGTAATTTTTTgatagaagaaaaaaaaaaatatattttcttaaaGTCCAGAGAAAGAATATTAGAAATAGGTGAAATTATtgacaattttaataacttgttttattcatatttatgcGTATTACACGCTGAATAA
- a CDS encoding zinc finger protein, putative, translated as MNNVRNRYTLSNGKKEKYNDIENMCNSIKERSYEGCDPYNENMSNEKEDNNVNTNTKFFNKEKRNIKVSEYSNKNKNIYNSKSSYKSYTNHNYVDKGNNYVNKMDREQNNRFTNKNDGHNDKKKYIHNKRFYNNYNMNNSEKYYSSKYKEENGYIKSSFRENNYNNRNSNKNNFNHNLNIDIDKQNNKSSRYRNNEYGNYYNNENRFNKINKKIDNTNDSNFSNISKHKTVEKEDKLPLSNDCENIKSEEHFDLKNTDINSSDNYECNKYRVQANHEKCQNFENNENYKNESSNQTSRENSEISKTPNKETYETGENVNGNISSDLNKDSNGNTNEDLKKLKREEEKKKVKNWKPEEQALLEEGLRVYKDLKNSPQKWEKVSQIVKTKNSDECLKRFLYCRFVVMKEREKIEKEKIEKEKLEKEKIEREKLEKERMEKEKLEEENDENEQDIDSDDMDINNNINVKGENILLKNVYLKNISLYKAVLLKFQLVCTRCCNTFDVTVTSKDQPQIVCNCTNCSSNAIIEVYRNICFLGNSCICVLKFNQCSLMDLLAGDYSINCEGCGRKTLVKNVSSGKEICVNCQNCFIKLEFRYEEFSFDEAFTANDAAIKKIDDMINKLFTSKTSKKKIAAPQSNNLKIEKTKSVVKINNIEVKDGACKHYKKSHKLFKFPCCNKIFPCPTCHNLNSNHEYVLARRVICGYCYREFDDDDVCICQKDKKTKKGGNFWEGGKGCRNAITLSRNDSKKYKLLNRQTVQKKKK; from the exons atgaataatgtTAGGAATAGGTATACATTAAGtaatggaaaaaaagaaaaatacaatGACATTGAAAACATGTGTAACAGTATAAAAGAAAGGAGTTATGAAGGTTGTGATCCATacaatgaaaatatgaGTAATGAAAAGGAGGACAACAATGTTAATACAAAtactaaattttttaacaaagagaaaagaaatataaaagttaGCGAATAtagcaataaaaataaaaacatatataatagtaaaAGTAGTTATAAAAGCTATACTAATCATAATTATGTTGATAAGGgtaataattatgtaaataaaatggatagagaacaaaataatcgcttcacaaataaaaatgatggacacaatgataaaaaaaagtatatccATAATAAAcgattttataataattataacatgaataatagtgaaaaatattatagtagtaaatataaagaagaaaatgggtatataaaaagttcttttagagaaaataattataataatagaaattcaaataaaaacaattttaatcaTAATTTAAACATAGATAttgataaacaaaataataaaagttcACGATATAGGAATAATGAATATggtaattattataataatgaaaatagatttaataaaattaataaaaaaattgataataCAAATGATAGCAATTTTAGTAACATATCTAAACATAAGACAGTTGAAAAAGAGGATAAACTTCCATTATCAAATGAttgtgaaaatataaaatcagAAGAACATTtcgatttaaaaaatactgATATAAATTCTAGTGACAATTATGAATGTAATAAGTATAGAGTGCAAGCAAATCATGAAAAGTGTCAGAactttgaaaataatgaaaactataaaaatgaatcatCTAATCAAACTTCAAGGGAAAACAGTGAAATCTCCAAAACGCCAAATAAAGAAACTTATGAAACTGGGGAAAATGTCAATGGAAATATATCATCagatttaaataaagacAGTAATGGTAATACAAATgaagatttaaaaaaattaaaaagagaagaagagaaaaaaaaagtaaagaaCTGGAAACCAGAAGAACAAGCTTTACTTGAAGAAGGATTGCGAGTTTAtaaagatttaaaaaattcaccACAAAAATGGGAAAAAGTTAGTCAAAttgtaaaaacaaaaaattcaGATGAATGTCTGAAGCGTTTTCTTTATTGCAGATTTGTTGTTATGAAAGAGAGAGAGAAAAttgaaaaggaaaaaatcgaaaaagAGAAACtagaaaaagagaaaatcGAAAGAGAGAAACTAGAAAAGGAAAGAATGGAAAAGGAAAAACTGGAGGAAGAAAACGATGAGAATGAGCAAGATATAGATAGTGATGATatggatataaataataatataaatgtaaaaggggaaaatatattattgaaaaatgtttatttgaagaatatatcattatataagGCAGTTTTATTAAA ATTTCAATTAGTTTGTACACGATGTTGCAATACATTTGATGTCACTGTAACAAGCAAAGACCAACCTCAAATAG TGTGTAATTGCACCAATTGTAGTAGCAATGCAATTATTGAAGTTTACagaaatatttgttttttggGAAATAGCTGTATTTGcgtattaaaatttaatcaATGTTCACTGATg GACTTGCTAGCGGGAGACTATAGCATAAATTGTGAAGGGTGTGGAAGAAAAACTCTcgtaaaaaatgtatcatCCG GCAAAGAAATATGTGTAAATTGTCAAAATTGTTTCATAAAACTGGAATTTCGATATGAagaattttcatttgatgAAGCTTTTACTGCAAATGATGCtgcaataaaaaa AATTGATGATATGATAAATAAGTTATTTACTAGCAAGACtagcaaaaaaaagatagcTGCACCTCAATcaaacaatttaaaaattgagAAAACGAAAAGtgttgtaaaaataaataatattgaagTGAAAGATGGTGCTTGTAagcattataaaaaatcacataaattatttaaattccCATGTTGTAATAAG atATTCCCATGCCCAACATgtcataatttaaatagtaACCACGAGTATGTTCTTGCAAGAAGAGTTATATGTGGGTATTGCTATCGAGAATTTGATGATGATGATGTGTGTATATGTCAAAAGGataaaaaaacgaaaaaaggTGGAAACTTTTGGGAG ggGGGTAAAGGATGTCGAAATGCAATAACGCTAAGTAGAAATGATTCGAAAAAGTATAAGCTTTTAAATAGACAAACCgtacaaaaaaagaagaaataa